The Candidatus Eisenbacteria bacterium genome contains a region encoding:
- a CDS encoding IS110 family transposase — GRAIARQALYMAALAGARWNAVLRARYAHLVATGKKPKVALVACMRKLLIHLNSLMRQHRFGPTPTPIRVS; from the coding sequence GCGGCCGGGCGATCGCCCGGCAGGCACTGTACATGGCCGCCCTGGCCGGAGCGCGATGGAACGCGGTCCTCCGCGCTCGATACGCGCACCTGGTGGCCACTGGGAAGAAGCCCAAAGTCGCGCTCGTGGCGTGCATGCGGAAACTGCTGATCCACCTCAACAGCCTCATGCGTCAGCATCGGTTCGGCCCGACACCCACTCCCATCCGGGTCTCGTAA